CGCGCCTTCGCTGATCGCGGGGATGTCACCGGAGAGCTTTCCATGGCTCAGCGTCGCCGGATAGTTGAAGCCGTAGAGCCGCGACAGCATCGGGCAGGCGCCCGGCACCTTCTCCTGGAACTGGAAGATGTCGCCGAGGTCGGGCGAGCCGGCGAGCTCGGCATTTTCCATGCCCTCCGGCGTCGGGACGCGATCGCGCCAGAAGCGGATATGCGACGCGAACTCCTTGAGCTCGGGCCGCAGCGCGAGATCGACCTTGAAGCCGGTGCCGAAGATGACGAAGTCGGTTGCGTAACGTCCCTTGGGCGTGGTCACGACCAGATGGTCGCCTTCAACGACGAGATCGTCGATCGGGCTTGCGAGATGAAAATGCGCATGCGGATAAGCCGCGACGCGCAACACACTTTGGCGAGGCGGCGGCGTCTGCGCCTTCAGCGTGTGATCGAGGAAGCGCCATTTCCACGCGTCGGGGAGGCCGGCAAATCCGTGCACGACGCCCTGGCTGCCTATGCCGGTGAACTTGTTGATGCGTGGAATGTCGGCGCGCCGGATGAAGAGATCGAGCCGCGCGGCGCCGTTCTCCAGCGCGACCGCCGCATTGTCCATTGCCGACGCGCCAGCACCGACCACGGCGACACGCTTGCCGCGCAGTTTTTCGAAGTCGATCGTTTCAGAGGAATGTGCCCAGAAGCGCCGGTCGATGCGGTTCGCCAGCGGCGGCACGTAGGCTCCGCCGAGGCCGTCGCGCCCGGTCGCCAGCACGACGTGGCGCGCCAGGATTTTTCGCAAGGCCCCGCACTCGCTGATACCGAGTTCGAACAGCTCGTCGGCTCGCGCGTGAATGTGCTCGACCGTCACCTCGTTGCGAACCGGCAGACTGAGCACCGTGCGGTACCAGACGAGATAGTCCATCCACATCGTGCGCGGCGCGCGGTCGAGCGTTTTCCAGGCCTCCCGGCCGTATTGCGCTTCGAAGAACGCGCGGAAGGTCAGCGCCGGCATGCCCATCGCCGGGCCGGTCAATTCCTTCGGCGAACGCAGCGTGCGCATCCGCGCGAAGGTGACCCAAGGCCCCTCCTCGCCGGCGCGCGCACGGTCGAGCACGAGGTGATTGTCGACGCCGAGCCGCTTCAACATGGCCGATGCGACGAGGCCCGCCATGCCGGCGCCGACGATCACGACGTCAATGATGGCCTCGCCATCCACGACGCGACGCGGCACCCAGGATTTGGCGGGCAATTCCAGCCAGGACAGGTCCTGCTTGAGTCGCTCTT
This genomic interval from Bradyrhizobium sp. CB82 contains the following:
- a CDS encoding NAD(P)/FAD-dependent oxidoreductase, which codes for MTTMTPNAAGLAALEERLKQDLSWLELPAKSWVPRRVVDGEAIIDVVIVGAGMAGLVASAMLKRLGVDNHLVLDRARAGEEGPWVTFARMRTLRSPKELTGPAMGMPALTFRAFFEAQYGREAWKTLDRAPRTMWMDYLVWYRTVLSLPVRNEVTVEHIHARADELFELGISECGALRKILARHVVLATGRDGLGGAYVPPLANRIDRRFWAHSSETIDFEKLRGKRVAVVGAGASAMDNAAVALENGAARLDLFIRRADIPRINKFTGIGSQGVVHGFAGLPDAWKWRFLDHTLKAQTPPPRQSVLRVAAYPHAHFHLASPIDDLVVEGDHLVVTTPKGRYATDFVIFGTGFKVDLALRPELKEFASHIRFWRDRVPTPEGMENAELAGSPDLGDIFQFQEKVPGACPMLSRLYGFNYPATLSHGKLSGDIPAISEGADRLARGIVRRLFVEDRAVHFASLKAFATAEILGDEWVDADATHQPAE